A DNA window from Acidimicrobiia bacterium contains the following coding sequences:
- a CDS encoding TIGR03618 family F420-dependent PPOX class oxidoreductase, with protein MQLTPAQLEFLTERHLGTLTTIREDGTPHVVAIAFVYLPEAGTVQIITGESSRKVLNVDATGRAAVCQVDGGRWLTLEGAAVVHRDRAAVATAEAAFESRYRTPSANPDRVAIEIAVDRVLGSGT; from the coding sequence ATGCAGCTCACACCAGCCCAACTGGAGTTCCTCACGGAACGGCATCTCGGAACACTCACGACCATCCGGGAGGACGGGACACCCCATGTGGTGGCGATCGCGTTCGTCTACCTTCCAGAGGCCGGGACCGTGCAGATCATCACCGGCGAGAGTTCCCGCAAGGTTCTGAACGTCGACGCGACCGGACGCGCAGCCGTCTGTCAGGTCGACGGAGGCCGGTGGTTGACGCTGGAAGGAGCGGCGGTCGTGCATCGTGATCGGGCTGCCGTCGCCACCGCTGAAGCGGCCTTCGAGTCCCGCTACCGAACGCCATCTGCCAATCCGGACCGAGTCGCCATCGAGATCGCGGTCGACCGTGTCC